The Streptomyces sp. NL15-2K genome contains a region encoding:
- a CDS encoding DUF3068 domain-containing protein, which translates to MRRKASLILLALAVFFAALSPLLRWYAFPRLAKIPAHQYQDMVLEAKDATLLDYGTMRAKKVPKVSIVQTLRGNVEASEKIEKTEGRDVVVWDGLSYVQGPDGKMVSKIPERYIFDAHTQEPVNATGEMVDGDPVERQGIEFKWPFLTEKRDYEYFDAQARITAPIHYQGTQNFRGVEVYYFEQTIPWTKVPFPETMPVAGITPESVAKTGTTRWYSTVRKFWIEPLTGAPVYGEEIHKEELRGGTLLGGRDKVTAFAGHVKMREDYIEHTVDLVKSNRTLVLLLTSYLPWGFLALGLLLLSLSLYLEARSRHPGDPAPAETTQAEPVSA; encoded by the coding sequence ATGCGCCGCAAGGCCAGTCTGATCCTGCTCGCCCTCGCCGTGTTCTTCGCGGCACTGTCCCCACTCCTGCGCTGGTACGCCTTCCCGCGCCTGGCCAAGATCCCGGCCCACCAGTACCAGGACATGGTCCTGGAGGCGAAGGACGCCACCCTCCTCGACTACGGCACGATGCGCGCCAAGAAGGTCCCCAAGGTCAGCATCGTGCAGACCCTCCGCGGCAACGTGGAGGCCTCCGAGAAGATCGAGAAGACCGAGGGCCGGGACGTCGTGGTCTGGGACGGCCTGTCCTACGTCCAGGGACCCGACGGCAAGATGGTCTCCAAGATCCCCGAGCGCTACATCTTCGACGCCCACACCCAGGAACCCGTCAACGCCACGGGCGAGATGGTCGACGGCGACCCGGTCGAACGCCAGGGCATCGAGTTCAAGTGGCCGTTCCTGACGGAGAAGCGCGACTACGAGTACTTCGACGCGCAGGCCCGGATCACGGCCCCCATCCACTACCAGGGCACCCAGAACTTCCGCGGGGTCGAGGTCTACTACTTCGAGCAGACCATCCCCTGGACCAAGGTGCCCTTCCCCGAGACCATGCCGGTGGCGGGCATCACCCCCGAGTCGGTCGCGAAGACCGGCACGACGCGCTGGTACTCCACGGTCCGCAAGTTCTGGATCGAACCGCTGACCGGCGCCCCGGTCTACGGCGAGGAGATCCACAAGGAGGAACTGCGCGGCGGCACCCTGCTCGGCGGCCGCGACAAGGTGACGGCGTTCGCCGGCCACGTGAAGATGCGCGAGGACTACATCGAGCACACCGTGGACCTGGTCAAGTCCAACCGCACCCTCGTCCTGCTGCTGACGTCCTACCTGCCGTGGGGCTTCCTCGCCCTCGGCCTCCTGCTGCTGTCCCTCTCCCTCTATCTGGAGGCCCGCAGCCGCCACCCCGGCGACCCGGCCCCCGCCGAGACCACACAAGCGGAGCCGGTCAGCGCCTGA
- a CDS encoding lytic transglycosylase domain-containing protein, producing MAAQFGRRLRKGAATTAVAAAAVAALSASQAPGVTAGDQSRPATTGAETAPDATAEDGGATGNSPYYTDLPPLNTPSPSPSADGTPVSPGEGEAGIPATVLDAYKKAAAELRASKPGCNLPWQLLAAIGKVESGQARGGRVNADGTTTSPILGPQLDGNGFALIKDTDDGAYDGNSTYDQAVGPMQFIPSTWAWAGRDGNGDGTEDPNNIYDAALSAGHYLCRNGWDLSTQSDLNRAILSYNNSQDYLNTVLSWLEYYRKGIREIPDGTGTLPDEDNRSNTGNSANPKPSPPASNRPDATPDKPGGSPPSPKPPTSSPPSTPKPPSTSPSPPQTPTDTVDHLEDAGTAQLTAMAGDTFTKKISTRAETKAGAAVAKVSIRFTIIGDTDATFTSGEKVARVVTNSTGVAVAPALKAGEKTGGFTVRATVVGRTVSGLDYKATVTERVAGALIRTSAAALTCKAGGEFAEQVEVKATYQGEAADQVAVTATLIKSLLDPSENDKGPYFKDADGNPIRTLKGLETDENGLLKLPKLYSDDTTGTFLLRIEAAGGATLTVPLTVEAAETSSPSPSASPSA from the coding sequence ATGGCGGCGCAATTCGGTAGGAGGCTGCGCAAGGGAGCGGCGACCACCGCCGTGGCCGCGGCCGCGGTCGCGGCCCTGTCCGCCTCCCAGGCTCCGGGGGTGACGGCCGGCGACCAGAGCAGACCGGCCACCACCGGCGCCGAGACCGCACCCGACGCGACCGCCGAGGACGGCGGCGCGACCGGCAACTCGCCGTACTACACGGACCTGCCGCCGCTGAACACCCCGAGCCCCTCGCCGAGCGCCGACGGCACCCCCGTCTCCCCGGGCGAGGGGGAGGCGGGCATCCCCGCGACCGTCCTCGACGCCTACAAGAAGGCCGCGGCCGAACTGCGGGCCTCCAAGCCCGGCTGCAATCTGCCGTGGCAACTCCTCGCAGCCATCGGCAAGGTCGAGTCGGGCCAGGCCCGCGGCGGCCGCGTCAACGCGGACGGCACCACGACCTCCCCGATCCTCGGCCCGCAGCTCGACGGCAACGGTTTCGCGCTCATCAAGGACACCGACGACGGCGCGTACGACGGCAACAGCACGTACGACCAGGCCGTCGGCCCCATGCAGTTCATCCCGTCCACCTGGGCGTGGGCGGGCCGCGACGGCAACGGCGACGGCACCGAGGACCCCAACAACATCTACGACGCCGCGCTCTCGGCCGGCCACTACCTGTGCCGCAACGGCTGGGACCTGTCCACGCAGTCCGACCTCAACAGGGCGATCCTCAGCTACAACAACTCGCAGGACTACCTGAACACGGTCCTGTCGTGGCTGGAGTACTACCGCAAGGGCATCCGCGAGATCCCGGACGGCACCGGCACCCTGCCCGACGAGGACAATCGCAGCAACACCGGCAACTCGGCGAACCCCAAGCCGTCGCCCCCGGCCTCGAACAGGCCGGACGCCACGCCCGACAAGCCCGGTGGCAGCCCCCCGAGCCCGAAGCCGCCCACGTCCTCTCCGCCCAGCACGCCGAAGCCGCCGAGCACGTCCCCGAGCCCTCCCCAGACGCCCACCGACACGGTGGACCACCTGGAGGACGCCGGCACCGCCCAGCTCACCGCGATGGCGGGCGACACGTTCACCAAGAAGATCAGCACCCGTGCCGAGACCAAGGCCGGCGCGGCCGTCGCCAAGGTCAGCATCCGGTTCACGATCATCGGTGACACCGACGCCACGTTCACCAGCGGCGAGAAGGTCGCCAGGGTCGTCACCAACAGCACCGGCGTGGCCGTCGCGCCCGCGCTGAAGGCGGGCGAGAAGACGGGTGGCTTCACCGTCCGCGCCACGGTCGTCGGCCGCACGGTCAGCGGTCTGGACTACAAGGCCACCGTCACCGAACGTGTGGCCGGCGCCCTCATCCGCACCAGTGCCGCCGCGCTGACCTGCAAGGCCGGCGGCGAGTTCGCCGAGCAGGTCGAGGTGAAGGCGACGTACCAGGGCGAGGCCGCGGACCAGGTGGCGGTCACCGCCACGCTCATCAAGTCTCTGCTCGACCCGTCCGAGAACGACAAGGGCCCCTACTTCAAGGACGCGGACGGCAACCCCATCCGCACCCTGAAGGGCCTGGAGACGGACGAGAACGGCCTGTTGAAGCTGCCGAAGCTGTACTCGGACGACACCACCGGCACGTTCCTGCTCCGCATCGAGGCGGCGGGCGGGGCGACGCTCACGGTCCCGCTGACCGTGGAAGCGGCCGAGACGTCGTCACCGAGCCCGTCGGCCAGCCCCAGCGCCTAG
- a CDS encoding SPW_0924 family protein, which translates to MRALIAAATGLAVALALVLTLTALGTPSGETSPKPLLTTVPAHP; encoded by the coding sequence ATGCGCGCCCTGATCGCCGCCGCGACCGGTCTCGCCGTCGCGCTCGCCCTGGTCCTCACGCTCACCGCCCTCGGCACACCCTCGGGTGAGACGTCCCCGAAGCCGCTGCTGACGACGGTGCCCGCACACCCGTAA
- the hrpB gene encoding ATP-dependent helicase HrpB: MIRYDALDALPVRGALPGLNDALEGHGTAVLVAPPGTGKTTLVPLALAGLLGGGPARRVVVAEPRRIAARAAARRMAWLLGEKVGESVGYTVRGERVVGRHARVEVVTTGVLLQRVQRDQELAGVDVVVLDECHERHLDADTVAAFLWDVRQTLRPELRLLAASATTDAEGWARLLGGAPVVEAAGVSYPVEVVWAPPARPVRPPHGMRVDPALLTHAASVVRRALAEREGDVLCFLPGVGEIARVAGQLGALADFGDVEVLQVHGRAPAAVQDAVLAPGTRRRVVLATSVAESSLTVPGVRVVVDSGLAREPRVDHARGLSALTTVRASQAAGRQRAGRAGREAPGAVYRCWAEAEDARLPRFPAPDIKVADLTAFALQTACWGDPEASGLALLDAPPGGAMGAARGVLTAIGAVDSAGRATERGLRLARLGLHPRLGRALLDAARSVGVERAAEVVALLSEEAPREYGDDLAAALRAARRGGDAYGARWRAEVRRLRAVSTDLSHARAHDGDSAIGAGEDAVAGLVAALAFPERVAKADGGSYLMVSGTRAEAGDGTGLRGAPWIAVAVADRPVGKGHARVRLGAVVDEGVARLAAGAFVEERDEVHWADGDVVARRVERLGAVELAVRPLADADPGLVRKALVEGLRREGLGLLRWSAEAAVLRQRLAFLHLHIGDPWPDVSDEALHARVEEWLEPELSRARRRADLGRIDGGQCLTRLLPWASGDATRLDELAPERITVPSGSRIRIDYGNPEQPVLAVKVQEMFGLQESPRVAGVPLLVHLLSPAGRPAAVTADLASFWKDGYKSVRAELRGRYPKHPWPEDPASAEPTRHTNARLRR, encoded by the coding sequence GTGATCCGTTACGACGCCCTGGACGCGCTGCCCGTACGCGGTGCCCTGCCCGGTCTGAACGACGCCCTGGAGGGACACGGCACCGCCGTGCTCGTCGCGCCGCCCGGCACCGGCAAGACGACGCTGGTGCCGCTGGCGTTGGCGGGCCTGCTGGGCGGCGGCCCCGCGCGGCGTGTGGTCGTCGCCGAACCGCGGCGGATCGCGGCGCGGGCGGCGGCCCGGCGGATGGCGTGGCTGCTCGGTGAGAAGGTCGGCGAGAGCGTCGGCTACACCGTGCGCGGGGAGCGGGTCGTAGGGCGGCACGCGCGCGTGGAGGTCGTCACGACCGGCGTGCTGTTGCAGCGGGTGCAGCGCGACCAGGAGCTGGCGGGCGTGGACGTGGTGGTGCTCGACGAGTGCCACGAACGGCATCTGGACGCGGACACCGTGGCGGCCTTCCTGTGGGACGTACGGCAGACGCTGCGGCCGGAGCTGCGGCTGCTGGCCGCGTCGGCGACGACCGACGCCGAGGGGTGGGCTCGGCTGCTGGGCGGGGCGCCGGTGGTCGAGGCGGCGGGGGTCTCGTATCCGGTGGAGGTGGTGTGGGCGCCGCCGGCGCGTCCGGTACGGCCGCCGCACGGGATGCGTGTCGATCCCGCGCTGCTGACGCACGCGGCGTCGGTGGTGCGGCGGGCGCTGGCCGAGCGGGAGGGCGACGTGCTGTGCTTCCTGCCGGGTGTGGGAGAGATCGCGCGGGTCGCCGGGCAGCTCGGGGCTCTCGCGGACTTCGGGGACGTCGAGGTGCTTCAGGTGCACGGGCGGGCGCCTGCGGCGGTGCAGGACGCGGTGCTGGCTCCTGGGACGCGCCGCCGGGTGGTGCTGGCGACCTCGGTGGCCGAGTCGTCGCTGACCGTTCCCGGGGTGCGGGTCGTCGTCGACTCGGGGCTGGCGCGGGAGCCGCGGGTGGATCACGCGCGCGGGCTGAGCGCGCTGACGACGGTACGGGCCTCGCAGGCGGCGGGGCGGCAGCGGGCGGGGCGCGCCGGGCGTGAGGCGCCGGGCGCGGTGTACCGGTGCTGGGCGGAGGCGGAGGACGCCCGTCTGCCGCGTTTCCCGGCGCCGGATATCAAAGTGGCCGACCTGACCGCGTTCGCGTTGCAGACGGCGTGCTGGGGCGATCCGGAGGCCTCCGGGCTGGCGCTGCTGGATGCGCCGCCGGGTGGGGCGATGGGGGCGGCGCGGGGAGTCCTGACGGCGATCGGGGCCGTGGACTCCGCCGGTCGGGCCACCGAGCGGGGTTTGCGGCTTGCCCGGCTGGGGTTGCACCCCCGGCTGGGCCGGGCCTTGCTCGACGCGGCTCGCTCGGTCGGTGTGGAGCGGGCCGCCGAGGTGGTCGCGTTGTTGAGCGAGGAGGCGCCCCGGGAGTACGGGGATGACCTGGCCGCCGCTTTGCGTGCCGCTCGGCGTGGGGGTGACGCTTACGGGGCGCGGTGGCGTGCGGAGGTTCGGCGGCTGCGTGCCGTTTCGACGGACCTTTCCCACGCGCGTGCCCATGACGGCGACAGCGCGATCGGCGCCGGGGAGGACGCTGTCGCCGGGCTGGTCGCCGCCCTCGCGTTCCCGGAGCGTGTCGCCAAGGCCGACGGCGGGTCCTACCTCATGGTGTCCGGGACCCGCGCCGAGGCCGGTGACGGTACCGGCCTGCGCGGGGCTCCCTGGATCGCCGTCGCCGTGGCCGACCGACCCGTCGGCAAGGGGCACGCGCGTGTGCGGCTCGGGGCGGTTGTCGACGAGGGGGTCGCTCGGCTGGCCGCCGGGGCCTTCGTCGAGGAGCGGGACGAGGTCCACTGGGCCGACGGGGATGTCGTCGCGCGGCGCGTCGAGCGGCTGGGGGCCGTGGAGCTGGCGGTGCGGCCCCTTGCCGACGCGGACCCCGGTCTCGTACGGAAAGCGCTTGTCGAAGGGCTGCGGCGGGAGGGGCTCGGGCTGCTGAGGTGGTCCGCCGAGGCCGCCGTACTGAGGCAGCGGCTCGCCTTCTTGCACCTGCATATCGGGGATCCGTGGCCCGATGTCTCCGACGAGGCGCTCCACGCGCGCGTGGAGGAGTGGCTGGAGCCCGAGCTGAGCCGGGCCCGGCGGCGGGCCGATCTCGGGCGGATCGACGGGGGGCAGTGTCTGACCCGGCTGCTGCCCTGGGCTTCCGGAGACGCCACGCGCCTCGACGAGCTCGCCCCGGAGCGGATCACCGTACCGAGTGGGTCCAGAATCCGGATCGACTACGGGAATCCGGAGCAGCCCGTGCTCGCCGTGAAGGTGCAGGAGATGTTCGGGCTGCAGGAGTCGCCCCGGGTCGCGGGGGTGCCGCTGCTCGTGCATCTGCTCTCCCCCGCCGGCCGCCCGGCCGCCGTCACCGCCGACCTCGCCTCCTTCTGGAAGGACGGCTACAAGAGCGTACGGGCGGAGCTGCGCGGCCGGTATCCGAAGCATCCGTGGCCCGAGGATCCGGCGAGTGCCGAGCCGACGCGGCACACCAACGCCCGGCTCAGGCGCTGA
- a CDS encoding DUF4184 family protein, whose product MPFTLSHAAAVLPAVRTDGTGRGRLVPAVLVAGSFAPDMTYYAASVLSGAMEFGEFTHSFPGVLTVDVLVAWALVGLWLLVREPLVALLPRAWQGRVAALLRCGAPRARVRPVSVAWWYVSAALGALTHVVWDAFTHLDRWGMRVFPVLGREVAGSPLYWYLQYGGSAVAAVVIAVFVAHALRRAPAAEPVGVPVLSVRDRWWAGAVIGGCAVVAAAQRATRWWEYWGSTAEPWELIPTLCFGAGAGLVLGVVLYAARVRVWRPAPIPDGSSADGERQSRPAAR is encoded by the coding sequence TTGCCGTTCACCCTCAGCCATGCGGCGGCCGTCCTGCCCGCCGTGCGCACCGACGGAACCGGACGGGGGCGGCTGGTGCCGGCCGTTCTCGTGGCGGGTTCCTTTGCTCCCGACATGACCTATTACGCGGCGAGTGTGCTGTCCGGGGCCATGGAGTTCGGTGAGTTCACCCACTCCTTCCCGGGCGTTCTCACCGTCGATGTGCTGGTCGCCTGGGCGCTGGTGGGATTGTGGCTGCTGGTCCGTGAGCCGCTGGTGGCGCTGCTGCCGCGGGCGTGGCAGGGCCGGGTGGCGGCGCTGCTGCGCTGCGGGGCGCCACGCGCGCGCGTGCGGCCTGTTTCGGTCGCGTGGTGGTACGTCTCCGCCGCACTCGGCGCGCTGACCCACGTCGTGTGGGACGCGTTCACGCACCTCGACCGGTGGGGGATGCGGGTGTTTCCCGTGCTGGGCCGGGAGGTGGCCGGCTCTCCCCTGTACTGGTACCTGCAGTACGGCGGTTCGGCGGTGGCCGCGGTCGTGATCGCCGTGTTCGTGGCACACGCGCTGCGGCGGGCGCCCGCGGCCGAGCCGGTGGGGGTTCCGGTGTTGTCCGTACGGGACCGGTGGTGGGCCGGGGCCGTGATCGGCGGCTGTGCGGTTGTCGCGGCGGCGCAGCGGGCGACGCGGTGGTGGGAGTACTGGGGGTCCACCGCGGAGCCCTGGGAACTGATCCCGACGCTCTGCTTCGGGGCGGGCGCGGGACTGGTCCTGGGGGTGGTGCTGTACGCCGCGCGCGTCAGAGTGTGGCGTCCGGCCCCGATCCCCGACGGCTCGAGCGCGGACGGAGAGCGGCAGAGCCGCCCCGCCGCCCGCTGA
- the polA gene encoding DNA polymerase I, giving the protein MAETASKKTETTSGADRPRLMLMDGHSLAYRAFFALPAENFTTATGQPTNAIYGFASMLANTLRDEAPTHFAVAFDVSRKTWRSEEFTEYKANRSKTPDEFKGQVELIGELLDAMHAQRFAVDGFEADDVIATLATQAEAEGFEVLIVTGDRDSFQLVSEHTTVLYPTKGVSELTRFTPEKVFEKYGLTPSQYPDFAALRGDPSDNLPGIPGVGEKTAAKWINQFGSFAELVERVDEVKGKAGQNLREHLEAVKLNRRLTELERRVELPKTVVDLERAAYDRKSVAMILDTLEIRNPSLRERLFAVDPGAEEAEATPITTDGVQLDGKVLGTGELAPWLTEHATGTLGVATVDAWALGTGSVAEVALAAPGGAAAWFDPSQLDETDEKAFAAWLADAGRPKVFHNAKGAMRVFAEHGWSVAGVSMDTALAAYLVKPGRRSFDLDALSLEYLHRELAPAAAADGQLAFGTDDGAEAEALMIQARAVLDLGEAFEGRLQEVGAADLLRDVELPTSALLARMERHGIAADRAHLEAMEQMFAGAVQQAVKEAHAAAGHEFNLGSPKQLQEVLFGELALPKTKRTKTGYTTDADALAWLATQTDNELPVIMLRHREQAKLRVTVEGLIKTVAADGRIHTTFNQTVAATGRLSSTDPNLQNIPVRTDEGRAIRRGFVVGEGFESLMTADYSQIELRVMAHLSEDAGLIEAFTSGEDLHTTAAAQVFSVEPAGVDAEMRRKIKAMSYGLAYGLSAFGLSQQLNIEAAEARALMDAYFERFGGVRDYLRRAVDEARSTGYTATLFGRRRYLPDLNSDNRQRREAAERMALNAPIQGTAADIVKIAMLNVDRALREADLKSRMLLQVHDEIVLEIAPGERATAEELVRREMADAVHLRVPLGVSVGAGPDWESAAH; this is encoded by the coding sequence GTGGCAGAAACAGCATCGAAGAAGACCGAGACCACCTCCGGCGCCGACCGGCCCCGCCTGATGCTCATGGACGGGCACTCGCTGGCCTACCGCGCGTTCTTCGCGCTGCCCGCGGAGAACTTCACGACCGCGACGGGCCAGCCGACGAACGCGATCTACGGCTTCGCGTCGATGCTGGCCAACACCCTGCGCGACGAGGCGCCCACACACTTCGCGGTGGCCTTCGACGTCTCCCGCAAGACCTGGCGCTCCGAGGAGTTCACGGAGTACAAGGCGAACCGCTCCAAGACCCCGGACGAGTTCAAGGGCCAGGTCGAGCTGATCGGGGAGCTGCTCGACGCGATGCACGCCCAGCGCTTCGCGGTCGACGGGTTCGAGGCGGACGACGTCATCGCCACGCTCGCCACGCAGGCCGAGGCCGAGGGTTTCGAGGTGCTGATCGTCACCGGCGACCGCGACTCGTTCCAGTTGGTCAGTGAGCACACGACGGTGCTGTATCCGACGAAGGGCGTCTCGGAGCTGACCCGGTTCACCCCGGAGAAGGTGTTCGAGAAGTACGGGCTGACGCCGTCGCAGTATCCCGACTTCGCGGCCTTGCGCGGCGACCCGTCGGACAATCTGCCGGGCATCCCGGGCGTCGGCGAGAAGACGGCCGCGAAGTGGATCAACCAGTTCGGGTCCTTCGCGGAGCTGGTCGAGCGCGTCGACGAGGTCAAGGGCAAGGCCGGGCAGAACCTCCGCGAGCACCTGGAGGCGGTCAAGCTCAACCGCCGGCTCACCGAGCTGGAGCGGCGGGTGGAGCTGCCCAAGACGGTGGTCGACCTGGAGCGGGCGGCGTACGACCGCAAGTCCGTCGCGATGATCCTGGACACCCTGGAGATCCGCAACCCCTCGCTGCGCGAGCGGCTCTTCGCCGTCGACCCCGGCGCCGAGGAGGCCGAGGCGACGCCGATCACGACGGACGGCGTCCAACTGGACGGCAAGGTGCTCGGCACGGGCGAGCTGGCCCCGTGGCTCACCGAGCACGCCACCGGGACCCTCGGCGTCGCCACGGTCGACGCCTGGGCGCTCGGCACGGGCTCGGTCGCGGAGGTCGCGCTGGCCGCGCCCGGGGGAGCGGCCGCCTGGTTCGACCCGTCCCAGCTGGACGAGACGGACGAGAAGGCGTTCGCGGCCTGGCTGGCGGATGCGGGCCGTCCCAAGGTCTTCCACAACGCCAAGGGCGCGATGCGCGTCTTCGCCGAGCACGGCTGGAGCGTGGCCGGCGTCTCCATGGACACGGCACTGGCCGCCTACCTGGTCAAGCCGGGCCGCCGCTCCTTCGACCTGGACGCGTTGTCCCTGGAGTACCTGCACCGCGAGCTGGCCCCCGCCGCGGCGGCCGACGGCCAGCTGGCCTTCGGTACGGACGACGGCGCCGAGGCCGAGGCCCTGATGATCCAGGCCCGCGCGGTCCTCGACCTGGGCGAGGCCTTCGAGGGCCGCCTTCAGGAGGTCGGCGCGGCGGACCTGCTGCGGGACGTGGAGCTGCCCACCTCGGCCCTCCTGGCCCGGATGGAGCGGCATGGCATCGCGGCCGACCGGGCCCACCTGGAGGCCATGGAGCAGATGTTCGCGGGCGCCGTGCAGCAGGCCGTGAAGGAGGCGCACGCGGCGGCCGGACACGAGTTCAACCTGGGCTCGCCCAAGCAGCTCCAGGAGGTCCTCTTCGGCGAGCTGGCCCTGCCCAAGACGAAGCGCACCAAGACCGGCTACACCACGGACGCCGACGCCCTTGCCTGGCTGGCCACCCAGACGGACAACGAACTGCCGGTGATCATGCTCCGGCACCGGGAGCAGGCGAAGCTGCGCGTCACCGTCGAGGGCCTGATCAAGACGGTCGCGGCGGACGGCCGTATCCACACCACGTTCAACCAGACGGTCGCCGCGACCGGCCGTCTGTCGTCCACGGACCCGAATCTGCAGAACATCCCGGTCCGCACGGACGAGGGCCGGGCGATCCGCCGCGGCTTCGTGGTCGGCGAGGGCTTCGAGTCCCTGATGACGGCGGACTACAGCCAGATCGAACTGCGCGTGATGGCCCACCTGTCCGAGGACGCGGGCCTGATCGAGGCGTTCACCTCGGGCGAGGACCTGCACACGACCGCCGCCGCGCAGGTGTTCTCGGTCGAGCCCGCCGGGGTGGACGCGGAGATGCGGCGCAAGATCAAGGCGATGTCGTACGGCCTGGCGTACGGTCTGTCGGCCTTCGGCCTCTCCCAGCAGCTGAACATCGAGGCGGCGGAGGCCCGCGCCCTGATGGACGCGTACTTCGAGCGTTTCGGCGGCGTACGGGACTATCTGCGCCGGGCCGTCGACGAGGCGCGGTCCACGGGCTACACGGCGACGCTCTTCGGGCGCCGCCGCTACCTGCCCGACCTCAACAGCGACAATCGTCAGCGCCGTGAGGCGGCCGAGCGCATGGCCCTGAACGCGCCTATCCAGGGCACGGCCGCGGACATCGTCAAGATCGCGATGCTGAACGTGGACCGGGCGCTGCGGGAGGCGGACCTGAAGTCCCGCATGCTCCTCCAGGTCCACGACGAAATCGTCCTGGAGATCGCTCCGGGCGAGCGCGCGACCGCGGAGGAACTGGTCCGCCGCGAAATGGCGGACGCGGTCCACCTCCGCGTCCCCCTCGGCGTCTCGGTGGGCGCCGGCCCTGACTGGGAGTCGGCAGCGCACTAG